A section of the Asticcacaulis sp. EMRT-3 genome encodes:
- a CDS encoding DUF2177 family protein, whose product MRFALSLLLVLLVLLGLDFIWLGTTAETLYRPAMGALMRPDANLFAAAGFYLIYGFALHWLVIWPAIKTGAGLNRLDLTVRAGLFGLAAFSTYDLTGLAVITDWPHALSFIDMGWGTFAAVLTAHIVAMIMGLKRKA is encoded by the coding sequence ATGCGTTTCGCCCTAAGCCTGCTGCTGGTTCTGCTGGTTCTGCTCGGTCTGGATTTTATATGGCTGGGGACGACAGCGGAGACGCTTTACCGTCCGGCGATGGGGGCGCTGATGCGCCCTGACGCCAATCTCTTCGCGGCGGCGGGTTTTTACCTGATCTATGGTTTCGCCCTGCACTGGCTGGTGATCTGGCCCGCCATCAAGACGGGCGCAGGCCTCAACCGGCTTGATCTGACCGTGCGCGCCGGGCTGTTCGGGCTGGCCGCCTTTTCAACCTATGATCTGACGGGCCTTGCCGTCATCACCGACTGGCCGCACGCCTTAAGCTTTATCGATATGGGCTGGGGCACGTTCGCCGCCGTGCTGACCGCCCATATCGTCGCCATGATCATGGGATTAAAGCGTAAAGCCTGA
- a CDS encoding ChrR family anti-sigma-E factor, giving the protein MSSVRHHPGEDVLWDYHCGRLSGGQALIMRAHTETCAQCRADLRLLDAVGGAMLETADEVAMSENALDLALARIERPVEAETETMPALPRRPAFLQGFELPESLRDVVVKKRYWAAPGVWMAPVEAGDSSKTAKTFLMHVKKGMTMPEHTHRGREMTLVLKGRFSDALGQYEVGDLTVCDEVVHHSPSIQEDCLCLVTLEASILPLTWLGRLIQPISRV; this is encoded by the coding sequence ATGAGTAGCGTCCGTCACCATCCGGGTGAAGATGTTTTGTGGGACTATCATTGCGGTCGGCTGTCCGGCGGGCAGGCGCTGATCATGCGCGCCCATACGGAAACCTGCGCTCAGTGCCGCGCCGATCTGCGCCTGCTCGATGCCGTGGGCGGGGCGATGCTGGAAACGGCTGACGAAGTAGCCATGTCGGAAAATGCGCTCGATCTGGCGCTGGCGCGTATCGAACGGCCTGTGGAGGCGGAAACAGAAACAATGCCAGCGTTGCCGCGTCGTCCGGCCTTCTTGCAGGGGTTTGAGCTGCCGGAGTCGCTGCGCGATGTGGTGGTGAAGAAGCGTTACTGGGCGGCGCCCGGTGTCTGGATGGCACCGGTAGAGGCCGGTGACAGCTCAAAAACCGCCAAGACCTTCCTGATGCACGTCAAAAAGGGCATGACCATGCCCGAACACACCCACCGTGGCCGCGAAATGACCCTGGTGCTGAAGGGCCGGTTCAGCGATGCGCTCGGCCAGTATGAGGTGGGCGACCTGACCGTGTGCGACGAGGTCGTGCATCACTCCCCGTCCATTCAGGAAGATTGCCTGTGTCTGGTGACACTGGAAGCGTCGATCCTGCCCCTGACCTGGCTCGGCAGACTGATCCAGCCCATTTCGCGGGTCTGA
- a CDS encoding sigma-70 family RNA polymerase sigma factor → MTFDQALTIRSSARMNEKIETTSDVAAVRTEVSAEVLIVRIAEHRDRAAYAQLFSHFAPRLKAFVMGQGLNAAEAEDLVQDALLNVWRKAHMFDPAKAAASTWIYSITRNLRIDQARKVKRVKALPEDLWQPENDKSADEQLVDAQSATTLSALIEGLPEEQKAILRLSFYEDLSHGDIARALSIPLGTVKSRLRLGLTRLRAAFVTVSGDTL, encoded by the coding sequence ATGACCTTTGACCAGGCCCTGACAATCAGGTCTTCTGCACGGATGAATGAGAAGATCGAAACGACCTCTGATGTGGCTGCCGTCCGAACGGAAGTTTCGGCGGAAGTCTTGATCGTGCGCATCGCCGAACACAGGGATCGCGCCGCCTATGCGCAACTGTTCAGCCATTTTGCGCCGAGGCTCAAGGCCTTTGTGATGGGGCAGGGGCTGAATGCTGCCGAGGCCGAGGATCTGGTGCAGGACGCTCTGCTCAATGTGTGGCGCAAGGCGCATATGTTCGACCCCGCCAAGGCGGCGGCCTCAACCTGGATCTATTCGATCACGCGCAATCTGCGCATCGATCAGGCGCGAAAAGTCAAGCGCGTCAAGGCCCTGCCCGAAGATCTGTGGCAGCCGGAAAATGATAAGTCCGCCGATGAGCAACTGGTCGATGCCCAGTCGGCCACCACCCTGTCGGCCCTGATCGAAGGACTGCCGGAGGAGCAGAAGGCCATCCTGCGCCTGTCTTTTTACGAAGACCTGTCGCATGGCGATATTGCCCGCGCCCTGTCTATTCCCCTGGGCACGGTCAAATCGCGCCTGCGCCTGGGCCTGACCCGCCTGCGCGCCGCCTTTGTTACGGTTTCAGGAGACACTTTATGA